ATGTATAGAAGGATGTTCCTTCGAGTATCTGAAAATGGAATGAATTACTTAGTAAGGGGACTAATGATTTTCACGTCCTGAAAGGCAATTGCACCTCTTACAACTGAGGAAATAACATCCCTCAATGCCTCCGTAATCTGGATTTTGAGTTCACTTTTATGATAGATTAAACTTACTTCCCGGGCCGGCGAGGGCTCCTTGAAGTATTTGAGATTTTGCTTTTTATCGGCTTCCAATTCCAATGTATTTAGGAAGGGCAGAAGGGTCATGCCAAGGCCTTCGTTGGAAAGATTGATCAAGGTCTCAAAACTTCCACTCTGCAATTGAAAGTGGTCGCCTCCTAGTTTCTTTGGAGCCTTACAAAGATTTAAAACACCTTCCCTAAAACAATGCCCGTCCTGTAATAATAGGATATCCGAAACGTCAAGATCTTCTACCTCAAGTGTGGAAAAAGTACCCAATCTATGGTTTTTTGGAACGTAACCAACAAATGGCTCATAATACAAAGGCCTTTCTATGATGGTGTCCACCTCCAAGGGTGTGGCAGCAATGGCGGCATCCAAGTGACCGTCCTGTAGGTTATCAATAAGGTTTTCCGTGTTTTGTTCCTTGATGATGAGATTTACTTTGGGATATTTGTTGATAAATGTTTTTAGGAACATGGGTAAAAGGGTGGGCATGATGGTAGGAATGATTCCCAAAGTGTAATCACCCCCAATATAGCCTTTTTCCTGATCTACAATATCCTTTATCCTGTTGGCTTCGTTTACGATATTCTTTGCTTGGGCTACAATTTTTTGGCCTACTTCGGTGACCGTAATCGGTTTTTTTCCACGGTCAAATATTTGTACATCCAATTCATCCTCAAGCTTTTGAACCTGCATACTTAAAGTAGGTTGGGTCACAAAGCTTTTCTCTGCAGCCAAGGTGAAGTTTTGATATTCGGCGACTGCCAATACGTATCTTAATTGGGTAATTGTCATGCTAATGATTTTAATGATAAAGGTATTAAAACTATCAATATTATTTATGACTATCGTCATTTTTATTCAATATCTTTATACTTAGTATTGCAATCAATAACTTAATATATAAATAAACAGATATGAAATTAAATAGTATAGGCTTAGAAACCGACAAATCCGAAGAGATTAGTAAGGACTTAAATTTGCTTTTGGCCAATTTTCAAAGGTATTATCAAAACTTACGTGGAATACATTGGAATATTAAGGGTAAAAGATTCTTTGACTTGCACTTAAAGTTTGAAGAGTTATACACCGACGCAAACGCTAAAGTAGATATGCTGGCAGAGCGTATATTAACCTTGGGCGGTGTTCCTATGCATACTTTCGAGGACTACATTGATATGGCCTCGGTACCGGTAGGCAAGAATATTACCAAGGATGATGAAGCAATTCGGTTGATTGTCAATTCGTTAAAGGAATTGCTAACCATAGAAAGAGGTATTCTAAAAGTCTCGGGCGAGGCCGATGACGAAGGAACTAATTCCATGATGAGCGACTTCATTACGGAACAGGAAAAAACGGTTTGGATGATGAAGGCTTGGCTTGCAGAAGATATTTAATGGATATAAAGCCTGCGAAATGGTCAGTTACTAAGTTCCCGAACTTTATAACTGACCATTTTTTTTATGAGCCCCAAAGGAAGTTTTTCGTCAAAGGGAAACTGAACGGAACCTTTCCCTTTCTTGTAGCCTGCCAATTCCGTCTCAAATGCCGCATGTGCGGAAGGGGTGGCATAAAACCCAAAATGCTTCTTCTGGGCCGCGAAGTATACCAAAGGCTTCCCGTTCAGTTTGTACGCCGGCATTCCATAACTTATTCCTTCCACGGCCTTCGGAGCGGTTTCTTTGACCAGTTTCTGCAGTACCCGCAATTGCTCCTGTATTTCCATAGGGAAATGGGCAACATAGCCCTCAAAATCGGAAGCCTTGATCATGGTCGGCATAGGAAGGTGCATCTAGGTTATCGATTTAAAATTAGGAAATTCATTCCATAAAAAAGACCTCCAAATGGAAGTCTTTTTGTTTATGATCGCTGTTTTATTTTAGAACCGTATCCTGAATTCCAAATCGGTATCGGCTACTTCAAATTTGGAACCATCAAAACTTGGTGGGCCAAAGGTCATTTCTCCCGTGGTGGCATAGCTTTCCTTGGGCATGCCGGTAGGTTCAAAATCCATTCGTTGGTTTCCGTTGGCATCGTGCATCAACATTAAGGCAAAAGTTCCCGGTTCCACATCTGAAAATGTGAGGGTCACTTCCCCGGTTGTGGCATCCACACTTTGGTTCTGGATGCCGGCTCCTTTCATAAAGGTATCGGCAGTATGCAGGGAGCCAATGATTTGACCTTCGTTGGACAATACGTTCTCAATGGTTACGGTTACGTTGACGCCCTTTTTTTCTTGGGCATACCCAGTCAATACACTTGTTAGTACCAATCCTAAAATAATTCCTAAATTTTTCATGTTTGCGGTTTTAAAAGTTATTCGATGTCCCAAAATTGCGGTATATCACAACCACAAAAAAAACACATCTACCCAATTGTGGAATTTTTGGAGTGAGTTGTAACACTGCTTTTCGACTTCAATTCAGGGGACTTATTCCACAATTCGGTCAGCCTAAATTTGACATCCATTTCTCTTGGTGGAGTTTTGCTCCGTAATCAATCGGAATAAAATACCATGAGAATTTTCTATCAGTTTATATTTATTTGTTTTACCACGGCCACCTATGCACAAACTGTTGTTTCTGGGGTGGTGCTGGATACTAGGAACCATCCTATAGAAGGGGCCAATGTCTATTTGGAAGGCACCTATGATGGTGCCTCTACGGATGCCCATGGAAATTTCAGCTTTGAGACCACGGAAACCGGTACTCAAAACTTGTTGGTTTCCATGCTTTCCTTTGAACCTTTTTCACAAGCAGGGGATGTTTCCTATTTTAAGGACCTTAAGATAACTTTATATGAGGCGTTAAACGAATTAACGGGCGTTACCTTGACCGCTGGAAGTTTTCAAGCAGGTGATAATTCAAAGGTGTCCGTTTTAAAACCACTGGATATCGTCACAACGGCCGGGGCGGCAGGCGATTTTGTGGCCGCATTACAGACCCTTCCAGGTACCAGTACGGTAAATGAGGATGGTAGGTTGTTCGTTAGGGGAGGGGCTGCCGGTGAGACCCAAGTATTTATTGACGGTCTACGGGTTTTTCAACCTTTCAATGCTACTGCGAACAACATTCCCACTCGGGGCAGATTCTCTCCTTTTTTGTTCAAGGGGATAACCTTTAGTACCGGAGGGTATTCCGCTGAATATGGCCAGGCCCTTTCGAGTGTCCTTTTGCTGAATACAACGGATATCCCAGAACAGGAAAAAACGGATATTTCCCTTATGTCCGTAGGTGGAGGATTAGGGCATACGGAAATATGGGGCCAAGAATCCCTAAGTGTGAATGCCAATTATATAAACTTGGCCCCCTATCAGGTGTTGGTTCCTTCCAATCAGGACATGCGGTGGAACAAACCTTTTGAATCCATTTCTGGGGAGGCGGTTTTTCGAAGCATGGGGGACAAAAGTATGTTCAAGCTCTATACAGGATTCAATCATTCCAGTTTGGACATCGCGCAGGCCGATATCAATTTTGAGGAATTTGTGCCCTTTAGTCTGCAAAACAACAACTTGTACCTGAACGCTTCTTACAAGCATTTTTTCGATAAGGAATGGACGCTTGGCACGGGCGCCAGTATCTCCAATGATACCAACGATGTCAATGTATTGAACAACGACATAGATTCCCGTGAGATGGCCCTTCACCTTAAGGTCAAAATGGGCAAGAATTTTACAAATAGACTGCAATTGAATTTTGGTACGGAATATTTTGTACAAGACTTTGATGAAACGTTCCGCAGTGCCGGAATAGATCCTTTCCCTTATGGTTTTACCGATGGATTATGGGCTGGTTTTGCAGAAACCGATGTTTATTTTAGCAATCGGTTTGCCATGAAACTCGGGGGACGAATGGAACATAGCATGCTTTTGGGGCAGACAACGCTATCACCCCGACTTTCATTGGCCTATAAAAGTGGGGATAAGGGACAGTTTTCCTTGGCTTATGGGGATTTCTATCAAAACCCTTGGGCGGAATACTTGAAATTTGACCAAAACCTGGAATCGGAAAAAACGTCGCACTACATTTTAAACTATCAATATTTGGATAACGGGAAAACCTTTAGGGCAGAGGGGTATTATAAGAATTATGACGGATTGGTGAAGTTCGATACGGATATGCCCCAATTCAATTCCGTCTTCAACAACAATGGCGGTGGCTATGCAGCGGGACTGGACCTTTTCTGGCGGGACAATAAAAGTTTTGACAATCTCGATTATTGGGTGTCATATTCCTTTTTGGACACGGAACGGGATTATCGAAATTTTAGGGAAAGGGCCACACCAAACTTTGCGCCAAAGCACAGCTTTTCCCTGGTCACCAAATATTGGGTCGAAGATTGGCGTTCCCAAGTGGGTTTTTCCTATAATTTTGGTTCTGGAAGGCCCTATAACGATCCCAATAAGACCGAATTTTTAAGTGAAAGGACAAAATCCTTCAATAACTTGAGCATCAATTGGGCCTACCTACTGTCCCAACAAAAAATCCTGTATTTTTCAATCAGCAATGTGGCAGGATTCAATAATGTCCACGGATATCAATATGCGGATTCGCCCAATGATATTGGTGCTTTTGAAAGACGTACCATACGGCCCAATGCCGATAGCTTCTTTTTTGTAGGCTTCTTTTGGACCATCAGCCAGGATAACAAAAGCAACCAGTTGAACAATCTTTAATTGACATAACGTTTTGCTATATAATAATCCAAGCTGAATTTACCCGCCCCGAAGCCCATGTAGAAAAAACTCACACAAAAGAAGATAAAAACGGGCAAAATATCCCAAGAGCCGTCCCATTTGCGGACAAATATACCCATAGCCATAGTTAGGAACACAAAAAACGACGTAACGCGGGTATTTAGCCCCAGAATGAGCAATAAGCCACCCACTGCTTCCATAAATCCAATTGACCAAGCAAAAAGGTTAGGCATAACGTCGAAGGGATAGCCCTGATATGCTATGTGGTTAACAAATTCCTTAGATACTTCAAACCAAGATAAATCCATGCTATCTGGTGTCCAAGGGGTGCCAAATTTGTTTGGTGCGTATATGAATGACAGAGAATAGCCTGTTAAAATCCTAGGCACCAATAGTATTAGGTTGGGTAAATGACCACTAACCTCAAAAGGTCTTATAATTATCTTGAAATAATACTCCATGGAAATAAAATATCATGAGAATTATGTGATTCACAGGTTAGTGCTCCTTGAAATTAGCAAATAGCAACATTCTATCCAATTTTATATTTAGAAAGAGTCAGGTTTTTATTCAAATTCGTCAAAGAATACTAGAGAATTTTTTCAACTTTAGAAAATAATTTAAAAAAGTAAAAATGACAGCTATAAAAGCCTATGCCGCTGCCTCCAAGGAAGCGGATCTTAAACCTTTGAATATTGAGAGAAGGAGTACAAGATCAGACGATGTTAAAATTGACATTCTATACTGTGGGGTGTGTCATAGTGATTTACATCAGGTACGGAATGATTGGAAAAATTCCATATATCCGGTCGTGCCCGGTCATGAAATCATTGGTAAGGTGTTGGAAGTAGGCAGCAATGTATCGGATTTTAAAGAAGGTGATTTGGTTGGCGTAGGCTGTTTGGTTGATTCATGTAAGACCTGTGGTGCTTGCAAAGACGATTTGGAACAATTTTGCGAAAATGGGGCCACCTTTACCTACAACGGCGAGGACAAACATTTGGGCGGGCATACCTTTGGTGGCTATTCCGAAAGCATTGTGGTCGATAAGGATTTTGTCTTGCGGATTCCTGAAAATTTGGATGCCAAAGCAGCCGCTCCTTTGCTCTGTGCAGGTATTACCACGTATTCGCCATTGGCGCATTGGGGCGTAAAAGAGGGTGACAAGGTTGGCGTAATCGGTTTAGGAGGTTTGGGACATATGGGAATTAAGTTTGCCCATGCCATGGGAGCCCATACGGTCATGATTACAACCTCTCCGGATAAAAGCAGCGATGCCAAAAAATTAGGAGCCGATGAAGTCCTTATTTCCAAAAACGAGGACGACATGAAAAAACATGCCGGAAGTTTTGATTTTCTATTGAATACCATTCCTGTAGGACACGATATGAATCCGTATGCCAATCTTTTAAAAAGGGATGCCACGATGGTCATTGTTGGTGCAGTGGAGCCTCTGGACCCCTTGCATGGTGGAAGTTTAATAATGGGTAGAAAGCGTATTGCCGGATCTTTGATCGGGGGTATTAAGGAAACCCAAGAGATGCTCGACTTTTGTGGGGAGCATGATGTAGTGTGCGATATTGAAATGATCAACATCCAAGATATAAATGAGGCCTATGACCGTCTTCAAAAATCGGATGTGAAATATCGATTCGTTATCGATATGAAATCGCTTAAGGAAAGTTGATTCTGGAAAGGAGCATACGGAAATAATAAAGACGGTCATTGACCGTCTTTTTATTTTATCCCATGCAAACTGAAGGTGTTTAATTACCTTCGTCTACTATTGGCTCCGCTGCCAACAGAAAATCCTGAACCGTGCTGTTGGCAGCATTTATATCTGCGGATAGGGTATCGCTTTGAACATAGGTCTCCAAACCTGCAGTGGTTCTGTAGCTACCGGCCGGAATTCCCATAATCATATAGTTTCCATCTATATCGGAAAAGGTCGTCAATGTATCGGTTTCATTGAATATCTCAACCAATGCACCTTCCAGTCCCAAAGGAGTTTCTTCCACGAGTGTTGAA
Above is a window of Maribacter algicola DNA encoding:
- a CDS encoding Dps family protein, producing the protein MKLNSIGLETDKSEEISKDLNLLLANFQRYYQNLRGIHWNIKGKRFFDLHLKFEELYTDANAKVDMLAERILTLGGVPMHTFEDYIDMASVPVGKNITKDDEAIRLIVNSLKELLTIERGILKVSGEADDEGTNSMMSDFITEQEKTVWMMKAWLAEDI
- a CDS encoding DUF2141 domain-containing protein, which encodes MKNLGIILGLVLTSVLTGYAQEKKGVNVTVTIENVLSNEGQIIGSLHTADTFMKGAGIQNQSVDATTGEVTLTFSDVEPGTFALMLMHDANGNQRMDFEPTGMPKESYATTGEMTFGPPSFDGSKFEVADTDLEFRIRF
- a CDS encoding NAD(P)-dependent alcohol dehydrogenase → MTAIKAYAAASKEADLKPLNIERRSTRSDDVKIDILYCGVCHSDLHQVRNDWKNSIYPVVPGHEIIGKVLEVGSNVSDFKEGDLVGVGCLVDSCKTCGACKDDLEQFCENGATFTYNGEDKHLGGHTFGGYSESIVVDKDFVLRIPENLDAKAAAPLLCAGITTYSPLAHWGVKEGDKVGVIGLGGLGHMGIKFAHAMGAHTVMITTSPDKSSDAKKLGADEVLISKNEDDMKKHAGSFDFLLNTIPVGHDMNPYANLLKRDATMVIVGAVEPLDPLHGGSLIMGRKRIAGSLIGGIKETQEMLDFCGEHDVVCDIEMINIQDINEAYDRLQKSDVKYRFVIDMKSLKES
- a CDS encoding iron chaperone, with translation MHLPMPTMIKASDFEGYVAHFPMEIQEQLRVLQKLVKETAPKAVEGISYGMPAYKLNGKPLVYFAAQKKHFGFYATPSAHAAFETELAGYKKGKGSVQFPFDEKLPLGLIKKMVSYKVRELSN
- a CDS encoding TonB-dependent receptor, giving the protein MRIFYQFIFICFTTATYAQTVVSGVVLDTRNHPIEGANVYLEGTYDGASTDAHGNFSFETTETGTQNLLVSMLSFEPFSQAGDVSYFKDLKITLYEALNELTGVTLTAGSFQAGDNSKVSVLKPLDIVTTAGAAGDFVAALQTLPGTSTVNEDGRLFVRGGAAGETQVFIDGLRVFQPFNATANNIPTRGRFSPFLFKGITFSTGGYSAEYGQALSSVLLLNTTDIPEQEKTDISLMSVGGGLGHTEIWGQESLSVNANYINLAPYQVLVPSNQDMRWNKPFESISGEAVFRSMGDKSMFKLYTGFNHSSLDIAQADINFEEFVPFSLQNNNLYLNASYKHFFDKEWTLGTGASISNDTNDVNVLNNDIDSREMALHLKVKMGKNFTNRLQLNFGTEYFVQDFDETFRSAGIDPFPYGFTDGLWAGFAETDVYFSNRFAMKLGGRMEHSMLLGQTTLSPRLSLAYKSGDKGQFSLAYGDFYQNPWAEYLKFDQNLESEKTSHYILNYQYLDNGKTFRAEGYYKNYDGLVKFDTDMPQFNSVFNNNGGGYAAGLDLFWRDNKSFDNLDYWVSYSFLDTERDYRNFRERATPNFAPKHSFSLVTKYWVEDWRSQVGFSYNFGSGRPYNDPNKTEFLSERTKSFNNLSINWAYLLSQQKILYFSISNVAGFNNVHGYQYADSPNDIGAFERRTIRPNADSFFFVGFFWTISQDNKSNQLNNL
- a CDS encoding DoxX family membrane protein, with protein sequence MEYYFKIIIRPFEVSGHLPNLILLVPRILTGYSLSFIYAPNKFGTPWTPDSMDLSWFEVSKEFVNHIAYQGYPFDVMPNLFAWSIGFMEAVGGLLLILGLNTRVTSFFVFLTMAMGIFVRKWDGSWDILPVFIFFCVSFFYMGFGAGKFSLDYYIAKRYVN
- a CDS encoding LysR substrate-binding domain-containing protein, with translation MTITQLRYVLAVAEYQNFTLAAEKSFVTQPTLSMQVQKLEDELDVQIFDRGKKPITVTEVGQKIVAQAKNIVNEANRIKDIVDQEKGYIGGDYTLGIIPTIMPTLLPMFLKTFINKYPKVNLIIKEQNTENLIDNLQDGHLDAAIAATPLEVDTIIERPLYYEPFVGYVPKNHRLGTFSTLEVEDLDVSDILLLQDGHCFREGVLNLCKAPKKLGGDHFQLQSGSFETLINLSNEGLGMTLLPFLNTLELEADKKQNLKYFKEPSPAREVSLIYHKSELKIQITEALRDVISSVVRGAIAFQDVKIISPLTK